In the Mytilus trossulus isolate FHL-02 chromosome 1, PNRI_Mtr1.1.1.hap1, whole genome shotgun sequence genome, one interval contains:
- the LOC134692285 gene encoding galactoside alpha-(1,2)-fucosyltransferase 2-like produces MELIVPPDAEIRKVFAINVTSDKSKRLCKGFRKVLDKASPTFNKTLLNFSSEDNIQLGYGLQSWKYFHMYDKELRRQLKFHKHIQNTAEQTIGKILQTRKIKSRQSITLVGVHIRRGDKVKNNDGFNIATPEFLNRSVNYYAKMYATVLFLVISDGMDWSKKYMPTHVPVEFISLGKREFDMATVVACDHTVMTIGTFGWWIGYLTGGKVVYLKDAAKKGSRFERILNFEDHFYPQWVGL; encoded by the coding sequence atggaGCTCATCGTACCTCCCGATGCTGAAATCCGAAAAGTGTTTGCAATTAATGTGACATCCGATAAATCAAAAAGATTATGTAAGGGGTTTCGGAAAGTTTTAGATAAAGCATCTCCGACATTCAACAAAACTTTACTTAATTTTAGTTCTGAAGATAACATTCAGCTAGGATATGGACTACAATCGTGGAAATATTTTCACATGTATGATAAGGAGCTGCGGAGACAGTTAAAGTTTCATAAGCATATTCAAAATACTGCAGAACAGACAATTGGAAAGATATTACAAACACGAAAAATTAAGTCTCGACAGAGTATTACTTTGGTAGGTGTTCATATAAGGAGAGGTGACAAGGtaaaaaacaatgatggatttaacATCGCTACACCTGAGTTTTTAAACAGATCTGTTAACTATTATGCTAAAATGTATGCAACTGTTTTATTTCTAGTTATATCAGATGGCATGGATTggtctaaaaaatatatgcCCACTCATGTTCCTGTAGAATTTATATCCTTAGGTAAACGTGAATTTGATATGGCAACTGTCGTTGCTTGTGACCATACGGTCATGACAATAGGAACTTTTGGCTGGTGGATTGGTTATTTGACTGGTGGTAAAGTGGTTTACCTAAAAGATGCTGCAAAAAAGGGTTCACGATTTGAACGCATACTTAATTTTGAAGACCATTTCTATCCACAATGGGTAGGACTTTAA